A section of the Phaseolus vulgaris cultivar G19833 chromosome 8, P. vulgaris v2.0, whole genome shotgun sequence genome encodes:
- the LOC137823367 gene encoding protein kinase PVPK-1-like — MGSPVNGLDSLSEVQNSVSVVDHDPPSTSGIPRPSRPPLSTSRNYGASSSQHNNNYGMKSIHHQKHSYQEADNVVRDEMPNMEKQHYDTNGKSEYVSLNKAVESCLGKNISKMETKLSMKQPLDGSKNCDSSGDNCKLVSTKGVVDRTKSKCESEIGFCPSPQSSFYSEAKESFANNGVSECVSVDKSVESGEVTNSCEFNESRKTSICRGSTGSDVSDESSTSSLSSALYKPHKANDIRWEAIQAIRVRDGVLEMRHFRLLKKLGCGDIGSVYLAELSGTRTCFAMKVMNKTELASRKKLVRSQTEREILQSLDHPFLPTLYTHFETETFSCLVMEFCPGGDLHALRQRQPGKYFSEIAARFYVAEVLLALEYLHMLGVIYRDLKPENVLVREDGHIMLSDFDLSLRCAVSPTLVKSSNSTLETKSSGYCIQPSCIEPTCVIQPDCIQPSCFTPRFLSGKSKKEKKSKPKNDVQNQVTPLPELIAEPTNARSMSFVGTHEYLAPEIIKGEGHGSAVDWWTFGIFLYELLFGRTPFKGSANRATLFNVVGQPLKFPESPTVSFAARDLIRGLLVKEPQNRLAYRRGATEIKQHPFFHNVNWALIRCANPPEIPRQAMKALAAEKVPGVKPSGNYLDIDFF; from the exons ATGGGGTCACCTGTTAATGGATTGGATTCTTTATCAGAGGTTCAGAATTCAGTTTCTGTGGTAGATCATGATCCTCCTTCAACATCAGGGATTCCCCGGCCATCTCGGCCACCGTTAAGCACATCTAGAAATTATGGGGCTTCATCCAGTCAGCATAACAATAACTATGGAATGAAGAGCATCCACCACCAAAAGCATTCATATCAGGAGGCTGACAACGTAGTGCGCGATGAAATGCCCAATATGGAGAAGCAGCACTATGACACAAATGGAAAATCTGAGTATGTGAGCCTCAATAAAGCTGTTGAAAGTTGTTTAGGAAAGAATATCTCCAAAATGGAAACAAAATTAAGTATGAAGCAACCGTTAGATGGTTCCAAGAATTGTGATTCTAGTGGCGACAATTGCAAATTAGTTTCGACAAAAGGGGTTGTTGATCGAACAAAGAGCAAGTGTGAGTCAGAGATTGGCTTTTGTCCAAGTCCTCAGAGTAGTTTCTATTCAGAAGCCAAGGAAAGTTTTGCCAACAATGGAGTGAGTGAATGTGTTAGTGTTGATAAGTCAGTGGAAAGTGGGGAAGTTACTAATTCCTGTGAATTTAACGAGAGCCGGAAGACCAGCATCTGTAGAGGCAGCACTGGAAGTGATGTTAGTGATGAGAGCAGCACTAGTAGTCTGAGCAGTGCTTTGTATAAGCCCCACAAGGCAAATGATATAAGATGGGAAGCAATTCAAGCCATCCGAGTTCGTGACGGGGTGTTGGAAATGCGACATTTCAGGTTATTGAAGAAATTGGGATGTGGAGACATAGGAAGTGTATATCTAGCTGAACTAAGTGGCACCAGGACTTGTTTTGCAATGAAAGTAATGAACAAAACAGAGTTGGCAAGTCGCAAGAAGCTTGTTAGGTCTCAGACAGAGAGAGAGATACTGCAGTCTCTAGATCATCCATTTCTGCCCACATTGTATACGCACTTTGAGACAGAGACATTCTCCTGCTTGGTAATGGAGTTTTGCCCTGGTGGGGACTTGCATGCACTCAGGCAAAGACAACCTGGGAAGTATTTTTCTGAGATTGCTGCCAG GTTTTATGTGGCAGAAGTTCTCCTTGCCTTAGAGTACTTGCACATGCTTGGGGTCATCTATAGAGATCTCAAGCCTGAGAATGTGTTGGTGAGAGAAGATGGACATATAATGCTTTCAGATTTTGATCTCTCTCTAAGGTGTGCTGTCAGTCCAACTCTTGTGAAGTCATCAAACTCTACCTTGGAGACAAAAAGCTCAGGATACTGCATTCAGCCTTCCTGCATTGAGCCAACCTGTGTAATACAGCCAGACTGCATTCAGCCATCATGCTTCACACCGCGATTTCTCTCCGGCaaatccaagaaagaaaaaaagtcgAAGCCAAAGAATGATGTGCAGAACCAGGTGACCCCTCTACCCGAGCTTATTGCCGAGCCCACGAATGCTCGATCAATGTCCTTTGTGGGAACACACGAGTACCTGGCACCTGAAATCATCAAAGGTGAAGGTCATGGTAGTGCTGTAGACTGGTGGACATTTGGGATATTCTTGTATGAACTCTTGTTCGGTAGAACGCCGTTCAAGGGTTCGGCAAACCGTGCAACACTATTCAATGTTGTTGGCCAGCCCTTGAAATTTCCAGAATCTCCCACTGTGAGCTTTGCTGCCAGGGACTTGATCAGAGGTTTGCTTGTGAAAGAACCTCAGAATCGGCTTGCTTATAGACGTGGAGCAACAGAAATAAAACAacatccattttttcataatgttAACTGGGCACTGATCCGATGTGCAAATCCTCCAGAGATTCCAAGACAGGCCATGAAAGCACTTGCAGCTGAAAAGGTGCCTGGAGTGAAGCCTTCTGGTAACTATTTAGATATTGATTTCTTTTGA
- the LOC137824953 gene encoding uncharacterized protein, producing MADKLPFGKGASINRPPLFCGVNYQFWKVRMKIFVESIDKGIWNAIKYGPFIPMVENEKVIYEKPWSQWTEQESKKVQYDCIAKDIITSALSSDQFFRVFAKEMWDILKVTHEGTNDMKRARKRTLIQEYEKFRM from the coding sequence ATGGCTGATAAGCTACCTTTTGGGAAAGGTGCTTCTATAAATAGACCACCATTGTTTTGTGGTGtgaattaccaattttggaaggtacgaatgaaaatctttgttgaatctattgacaaaggtatttggaATGCAATTAAATATGGACCTTTTATTCCTAtggttgaaaatgaaaaagttatttatgaaaaaccttggtcccaatggactgagcaAGAAAGTAAGAAAGTTCAatatgattgcattgctaagGACATTATCACATCTGCTTTAAGTTCTGATCAGTTTTTCAGGGTATttgcaaaggaaatgtgggacattcttaaggtgactcatgaagggacaAATGATATGAAAAGGGCAAGAAAGCGTACTCTCATACAAGAGTATGAGAAGTTTAGAATGTAG